The Pongo abelii isolate AG06213 chromosome 23, NHGRI_mPonAbe1-v2.0_pri, whole genome shotgun sequence nucleotide sequence CTCTACTGACCCCCAGACCCAGAGATTTCTCTCTCCCCAGAGAACCCACGGCCCCACCACTTCTCTTTAACAGTCACTGTTTACTGACAAAAGCCAAATTCTTTCTTATACAACAATAGtccattgattttctttatttaggcaccaaagtaaaataatgaagaaaagatggcttttttttaagcaaatggTGCTGGTACGACCAGAtagccatttcaaaaaaaaagaaagaaaagaaaaaaggcccaggcatggtgactcattcctgtaatcccagcactttggcaaacGAATggcttgagtccatgagttcaggaccagtctgaacaacatggcaaaagcctgtctctacaaaaaacaaagaaaaacaataaaacaaaacaaaacaaaaattagccaggctagccgggcgcggtggcgggcgcctgtagtcccagctactagggaggctgaggcaagagaatggcgtgaacccgggagacagaggttgcagtgagcagagatagtgccaccgCAGTCccacctgggtgaaagagcaagactctgcctcaaaaaaaaaaaaaaaaaattagtcaggcatggtggcacgcacctgtagtcccagctactcaggaggctgaggtgggaggattgcttgagtctggaaggtagaggttgcagtgagctgagatcatatcacttgcactccagtctgggcaacacacagtgagaccctgtcccccccacccaaaaaaaaggAATCTCAACCCCTCACACCATAcccaaaaattaacttgaaattcATCATCAGCAACATAagtgtaaaagctaaaactatccaacatttggaagaaaatctttgcaaCATTGGGATAGGCAAAGATATCTTATGGCACAAAAAGCATGAatcacaaaaaccaaaaaccgatAAATCAgactttaccaaaataaaaatttctgctcagccgggccaggtggctcacgccagtaatcccagcactttgggagtccaaggcaagcggatcatgaggtctggagatcaagatcatcctggccaacatggtgaaaccccatctctactaaaaatacaaaaaaattagcagagcgtggcagcacgtgcctgtagtcccagctactcaggaggctgaggcaggagaattgcttaaacccaggaggcggggccgcagtgagccgagatcgcgccactgcactccagcctgggtgacagagcgagattccatctcaaaaaaaaaaaaaaaaaaaaaaaaaatttctgctcttaggtagcattaagaaaataaaaaaggcaagctacagactgcaggaaaatatttacaatactaTATATTTAACAAAGTACTAGCTTCCAGAATGTATAAAAAATGcccacatttcaaaaataatgacaACCAACCTGATAAAAATAGCAGataagggctgggtgcagtggctcatgcctgtaatcccagcactttgggaagccaaggtgggtggaccacttgatgtcaggagtttgaaacttgcctggccaacatggcaaaatcccatctctaccaaaaatacaaaaattagcagggcatggtggctcacgcctgtggtcccacctacttggggggctgaggtgggaggatcgcttgagtccaggaggcagaggttgcaatgagctgagatcattccactgccctccagcctgggcgacagagagagaaccctgtctcaaaaaaaaaaaaaaaaaaaaaagtagacaaaatatTAGAACAAATTATTCATAAAAGAAAACCCACAAATAGCCATactgagcacatgaaaagatgtcaaatattattagtcatcagggaaataccaCAATTAAATGACAGGATACCACTACACactcactagaatggctaaattgaaaagactgacaataccaagtgctgatGAGGATTTGGAGTATCCAGAACTCATACATTATTAATGAGAATGTGAAATTGTATAatcaaccactttggaaaacaatttttatacagttaaatatacatttattattaagcCCAGCAATTCATTTACCCAAAAAACTAGACTGACTGTTTATGTCCTCCCCAGGTTCATACCTTGAAACCTAATCCCGCGTATGATGGTacttggaggtagggcctttgggcctcttgggaggtgattaggtcatgagggcagagcctgcatgaatgggattggtgcccttataaaagagaccccagagagctcccttgccccttctgccatgtctaggaggacacagcaagaagaccgCCATCTATGAATTAAGACATGGGCCCTCAGCAGACACTGAATccactggcaccttgatcttggacttcccagcctccagaaccatgaaaaataaatttctgttgtttataagccacccaggctATGGTTCTTAGTTACAGCAGCCCGATGGACTaagacacaaaagaaataaaaacatatgtttagACAATGATTATTGTAggaatgttcacagcagttttattcatGATGGCCAAGAATTAGAAACAGCCAAAATGTTCACCAACAGGTAGATGGATAAATAAATCATGGTCTAACCACAGAggggaatactactcagcaatacaaAGGAGTCTCTCCTAATACGTGCAACAACATGCATGAATCCCAAAAACTTTATCTGGAGCCAAGCCAGACACAAATGTGTACATACAGTATGGAATGActtcagattctgaaaaaaggcaAATCTGACTAATTGAGGCACAAAGCAGGTCAGTGGTTCCCCgggtctggggctggggttggTTATTGATAGCAAACGGGCATGTGGGTGCCTTGGGGCAGGGTAAAGGTTGCATCTTGATTGCGGTGGTGTTTCACAAGTGTATACATTCACCAAAACTATACTTAAAACTCAAAACTCGccaaatatatacttaaaatggaTGCAGTtgattatgtataaattatacctcaataaagttgattaaAAACATCAATTcctcagaaaattcttttctgACCACTCCCCTCTCAGACTAGGTCGGGCCTCCTGGTATGCATACCATACCCACTACaacctgtatttattttttctgaaacatGGTCTctttctgttgtccaggctggagtgcagtggctcaattaggactcactgcagcctcgacctcccaggctcaagtgatcctcccatttcagcctcctgagtagctgggaccacaggcatgtaccaccacacccagctaatttttttttttttttttttgtggtggaaaCAGGATCTtaactatgtggcccaggctggtctcaaactcctggtctcaaatcaatcctcccatcttggcctcccaaagtgctgggattataggcatcagccacctcacctggccagcctgtatttttctttcactgcATTTCCTGAGTctgtaattattattgttatgttttaaagagatgaagtctccctctgtcacccagtctggcatgcagtggtgtgatcgtagcttACTGCtaccttgaactcttggactcaagtgatcctgctgcctcagcctcctgagtagctagagcTGTTAGCACATACCagtatgtccagctaattttttaaattttttgtagagatagggggtctcactatgttacctaggctggtttcaaactctggcctcaagtgatcctcccaccttggcctcccaaagtgctgggattacagtcatgagctgcCACAACCAGCCTGTAACTATGTTGTTACTGATTTTCTGTTAGTTAATTACCTTTAGCCTGGAACACCACTCTCACCATTGATTGCTAAGCACCTGGAGCCATGTCTGCACACAaagggtgctcaataaatagtccTTAAACAAAGGAATGCAGGAGGGAGTGAGGACCAGGGCCCTGGCAGGAAGCAGAGGACAGGACAGTAGCTGGCTTTGGCTCTGGCCACCCCTTTGGGACTAGAGTTCTGTCGACTGGATAACCTCCAGGCTCCTCCACGTGGGGCCCTGGGCCCGCCTGGGGAAGTTGAGTCTGTGTAATTCCTCGGAGATCTCTTGGAAGGTCTTGCCTTTGGTCTCAGGAAGGAACAGGCCAGTGTAGATGGCCCCACAGACACAGACACCAAGGAAAGGGACATAGAGGTAGTGGGACAAGGCCTCCTGCAGATTAAAAGAGACCCCAAGACCTGGTGTGGCTCCATCAACCCCTAAACGGAAGGCCCATAACAGGTCGTGAGGAGGGATTTGCCCCCCTCTTTGCTCCCCTAAGACCCCTCCCTTTCAGTCTCAGTCTCCCTGGATGGAAGCCTCCCACTGGGGTTCTCAGGATGACAGGGACACAGCCTAAGGCAGGGCCCCCAGCAGGAGGGGCGGGCCTACCATGATGAAGGGAAATCCCAGGCCAACCAGGAAGAGCATGATCCACATGAGCGCCCCGCAGACCATGCAGGCAGCAGGCCTGGCCATCTGGTCAAACAGCTCTGTGGCCAGGATCCCCGTCACTCCGGCTGGAAGGAGGGGCAGGGACAGGGGGCTGCTGGCCAGGGCTCCCTGCCtacctctcccccaccccagcccagacATGGGAGTGGGAGCCCAGGCCCAGTCTGTATGGGGGGCCCCTCAGTGCTCTCCTCCTGCCATTCCCTCCCAGAAGCCCCAGCACGAGGTGGTCTCTGAGGGCCTGCAGGGGACATTGCATTCACACCCACCCACTGTGCACCCAGGCACCCATCACTCCTTCTATGTGATGACGGATGCCCAGAGCCCCTTGGGCCCACTCACCAGGGCCAATGCCAAAGCTGAGGATGAAGGCAAAGATGCAGGCCATGGCCAGGTAGAGTGTCCAGGGGAAGGAGCTCTGCCGTGGACGGAACGGGGGTGAGGTGGAAGTCAGCCCGGACTGGACCCCCCCAGCCCTCATCCACCCCAGCTACCTGCAGGCACAGGGCCACAGTGAAGATGCTCCCCCAGCAGGTCATCAGGCTGTACCCACCGATGAGCAGCACGCGCCGACCCACCCTCTCGATTACCACACACTGCAAAGGCAGAAAGCGCAGACCCGCACACCCAGCCATGGTCCCCGAGGTCTGGGGCAGGCAATGGGAAGGGGTCTCCTGAGAAAGCTGGTGGTGGAGGTGAGGGTAGTTTATTGCTTCAGTGTGACTTTATTAATTTCCCAAAGGAACTTGGTCAATCAATCACCCAACTTCAGACAGTTTCCGCATCTCAAAATGGTGCTGGAAGTGACCCGCAAACCGTAGATGCTCAATAGATGCTCTCTAACTCActgcattgattgattgattgagacagggtcttactggtCTCACTGagctgagacagggtctcactggtccagcccaggctggagtgcagtggcacaatctcggtttactgcagtatcaacctcctaggctcatgtgatcctcccacctcagcctctccagtagctagcactacaggcgaagaccaccacgcctggctaatgtttgtattttttgcagagacggggtttcaccatgttgcccaggctggtctcaaactcctgatcccacctcagccctactgcctgggctggagggcttggctcactgcaacctccacctactgggttcatgcgattctcctgccacagcctcctgagtacctgggattacaggtgcctgccaccacgcccggataattttttgtattttttagtagagacaaggtttcactatgttggccaggctggtctcgaactcctgacctcgtgatccacccgcctcggcctcccaaagtgctgggattacaggtgtgagccacagcacctggcccctcACTGCATTTTAACACCATAAGCTGGAGTGTAAACTGGTTTAATGCAGAGGACCTGGGGGTCCCTCCCCGCAGGACTGGTGGAGGAAGGGCGCCCTCCAGACTCACACTAACAACCGCCGTGAGCAGCTCGCAGCTCCCAGTCCCGATGATCGCGTACTGGATCTTCGCTTCCGGCACTCCTGCCTTCCGGAACACGGAGGAGGCGTAGGCATACACCTGGGAGAGGGTGGCTTTCAGGCTCCCTTCCACCTGCCATGGCTCCCAGCGGCCTGCAACACCAAGCGCCCGGGGCCcagggtgtggggtggggcaggggtctCACCGAGTCATTCCCGCAGAGTTCCATGGCACTGCCCAGCACCACGAGGCTTGTCACCTGTCTCCTCAGGGCCCGATGCTGGAACAGCTCCCATGGGCGCCGGGCACGGCAGCCCTGGCAGGCAGCGcgctcctcctccagctcctccagcTCCCCTGCCAAGTCCCCGGAGCCCCGCAGCCGCCGTAGTGCTGAGCCAGGGAGGAGGGTACTGAGCTCCCCGTCTCCAAGCCCCTCTTTGGCCCGCCTACAGGGACGCCCCCCTCCATCccaccattcctttccttcttggctcactctctgtctctgagtctgtctgtgtgtgtgtgtgtgtgtctctctctctgcctctgtctctctcaatctctctgtctctgtgtctgtgtgtctctctctctgcctctgtctctctcaatctctctgtctctgtgtctgtgtgtctctctctctgcctctgtctctctcaatctctctgtctctgtgtctgtctgtgtgtgtgtctctctctctctctgcctctgtctctctcaatctctctgtctctgtttgcCTCCCTGGTCAGATGGAGATCATCTTCCTGGCCCTGACATTTCTCAGGGCTGTTGGGGTGTTGCCAACGTGGATGAAAAAAGGCTTTAGAAAGAAACTCAGGGTTCTGCGGACATATCAGACAGGACATGACTATTGCAGCACATTATCAAACCCAATTCTTCACCCCTCCCTGCACCCACGCTGCTTGCTGTGTGATTTTGCAGTTCCTCCCACTAAAGGGGCAAGTACTGCCTACATCCCTGCTCCTGGCTCCGGGCTCGGCCAATAGGATGAGGCTGTAGTGAGGGTGTGCCATGTTTCAGCCTAAGCCTTAAGAGGCCTTGCTCACTTCTACTTGCTCTTCTGCCTTCATGAGAACATTCCAGGCTACCCAGGAGGATGACAAGAGACATGGACAGCCAAAGGGGCCCAGCTGAGCCACCCTCGCTGGGACTGTTCTAGATCAGCCAATGCCCAGCTGAGCTGCAGTTGCAGGAATGACCAAGATCAGCAGAGCCATCAGCCAGAACCATCCTAGATCAGCCCAGCCCAGAGGACTTAGAGGCTTAGGCTAAgtaattgctttttttgtttatttctttaccaCCGAGATGTTATGATCATCTATTAGTCAGCAATAGAAAGCTGATCAATAAATTGGCACCAGGAGTGGGTGCTACCATAACAGACCTGTGAAATATGGTATCAGTTCCAAGACAAGGCAGAGGATGGCGATGAGGTTGGAGAAATGAAAAGCTATGTTATATAGTGCAGTAACACGGAAGAAAGATAATGGGCTCAGTGAACTTATGGACTTGAGCAAAGAAAACTCCAAATGTTGAAAGCATGAACTGGTTGCTGTTAGATGAATATTCTAAGCTTGCTGTAAGACATGACGAATTAGCTCAGAAAATAACTGGTCAGTTTGCAAGCAGAATTCAGAGGCAACAAAATTTAATTAAACGTAGCATATTTC carries:
- the SLC2A11 gene encoding solute carrier family 2, facilitated glucose transporter member 11 isoform X11, whose amino-acid sequence is MEDELEPSLRPRTQIQGRILLLTICAAGIGGTFQFGYNLSVINAPTSYIQAFTNETWQARTGEPLPDHLVLLMWSLIVSLYPLGGLFGALLAGPLAITLGRKKSLLVNNIFVVSAAILFGFSRKAGSFEMIMLGRLLVGVNAGVSMNIQPMYLGESAPKELRGAVAMSSAIFTALGIVMGQVVGLRELLGGPQAWPLLLASSLVPGALQLASLPLLPESPRYLLIDCGDTEACLAALRRLRGSGDLAGELEELEEERAACQGCRARRPWELFQHRALRRQVTSLVVLGSAMELCGNDSVYAYASSVFRKAGVPEAKIQYAIIGTGSCELLTAVVSSSFPWTLYLAMACIFAFILSFGIGPAGVTGILATELFDQMARPAACMVCGALMWIMLFLVGLGFPFIMEALSHYLYVPFLGVCVCGAIYTGLFLPETKGKTFQEISEELHRLNFPRRAQGPTWRSLEVIQSTEL
- the SLC2A11 gene encoding solute carrier family 2, facilitated glucose transporter member 11 isoform X9, which codes for MWSLIVSLYPLGGLFGALLAGPLAITLGRKKSLLVNNIFVVSAAILFGFSRKAGSFEMIMLGRLLVGVNAGVSMNIQPMYLGESAPKELRGAVAMSSAIFTALGIVMGQVVGLRELLGGPQAWPLLLASSLVPGALQLASLPLLPESPRYLLIDCGDTEACLAALRRLRGSGDLAGELEELEEERAACQGCRARRPWELFQHRALRRQVTSLVVLGSAMELCGNDSVYAYASSVFRKAGVPEAKIQYAIIGTGSCELLTAVVSTSGTMAGCAGLRFLPLQCVVIERVGRRVLLIGGYSLMTCWGSIFTVALCLQSSFPWTLYLAMACIFAFILSFGIGPAGVTGILATELFDQMARPAACMVCGALMWIMLFLVGLGFPFIMGLMEPHQVLGSLLICRRPCPTTSMSLSLVSVSVGPSTLACSFLRPKARPSKRSPRNYTDSTSPGGPRAPRGGAWRLSSRQNSSPKGVARAKASYCPVLCFLPGPWSSLPPAFLCLRTIY
- the SLC2A11 gene encoding solute carrier family 2, facilitated glucose transporter member 11 isoform X4, whose translation is MRALRRLIQGRILLLTICAAGIGGTFQFGYNLSVINAPTSYIQAFTNETWQARTGEPLPDHLVLLMWSLIVSLYPLGGLFGALLAGPLAITLGRKKSLLVNNIFVVSAAILFGFSRKAGSFEMIMLGRLLVGVNAGVSMNIQPMYLGESAPKELRGAVAMSSAIFTALGIVMGQVVGLRELLGGPQAWPLLLASSLVPGALQLASLPLLPESPRYLLIDCGDTEACLAALRRLRGSGDLAGELEELEEERAACQGCRARRPWELFQHRALRRQVTSLVVLGSAMELCGNDSVYAYASSVFRKAGVPEAKIQYAIIGTGSCELLTAVVSCVVIERVGRRVLLIGGYSLMTCWGSIFTVALCLQSSFPWTLYLAMACIFAFILSFGIGPAGVTGILATELFDQMARPAACMVCGALMWIMLFLVGLGFPFIMGLMEPHQVLGSLLICRRPCPTTSMSLSLVSVSVGPSTLACSFLRPKARPSKRSPRNYTDSTSPGGPRAPRGGAWRLSSRQNSSPKGVARAKASYCPVLCFLPGPWSSLPPAFLCLRTIY
- the SLC2A11 gene encoding solute carrier family 2, facilitated glucose transporter member 11 isoform X12 encodes the protein MRALRRLIQGRILLLTICAAGIGGTFQFGYNLSVINAPTSYIQAFTNETWQARTGEPLPDHLVLLMWSLIVSLYPLGGLFGALLAGPLAITLGRKKSLLVNNIFVVSAAILFGFSRKAGSFEMIMLGRLLVGVNAGVSMNIQPMYLGESAPKELRGAVAMSSAIFTALGIVMGQVVGLRELLGGPQAWPLLLASSLVPGALQLASLPLLPESPRYLLIDCGDTEACLAALRRLRGSGDLAGELEELEEERAACQGCRARRPWELFQHRALRRQVTSLVVLGSAMELCGNDSVYAYASSVFRKAGVPEAKIQYAIIGTGSCELLTAVVSSSFPWTLYLAMACIFAFILSFGIGPAGVTGILATELFDQMARPAACMVCGALMWIMLFLVGLGFPFIMEALSHYLYVPFLGVCVCGAIYTGLFLPETKGKTFQEISEELHRLNFPRRAQGPTWRSLEVIQSTEL
- the SLC2A11 gene encoding solute carrier family 2, facilitated glucose transporter member 11 isoform X6, whose amino-acid sequence is MEDELEPSLRPRTQIQGRILLLTICAAGIGGTFQFGYNLSVINAPTSYIQAFTNETWQARTGEPLPDHLVLLMWSLIVSLYPLGGLFGALLAGPLAITLGRKKSLLVNNIFVVSAAILFGFSRKAGSFEMIMLGRLLVGVNAGVSMNIQPMYLGESAPKELRGAVAMSSAIFTALGIVMGQVVGLRELLGGPQAWPLLLASSLVPGALQLASLPLLPESPRYLLIDCGDTEACLAALRRLRGSGDLAGELEELEEERAACQGCRARRPWELFQHRALRRQVTSLVVLGSAMELCGNDSVYAYASSVFRKAGVPEAKIQYAIIGTGSCELLTAVVSTSGTMAGCAGLRFLPLQCVVIERVGRRVLLIGGYSLMTCWGSIFTVALCLQSSFPWTLYLAMACIFAFILSFGIGPAGVTGILATELFDQMARPAACMVCGALMWIMLFLVGLGFPFIMEALSHYLYVPFLGVCVCGAIYTGLFLPETKGKTFQEISEELHRLNFPRRAQGPTWRSLEVIQSTEL
- the SLC2A11 gene encoding solute carrier family 2, facilitated glucose transporter member 11 isoform X5 → MEDELEPSLRPRTQIQGRILLLTICAAGIGGTFQFGYNLSVINAPTSYIQAFTNETWQARTGEPLPDHLVLLMWSLIVSLYPLGGLFGALLAGPLAITLGRKKSLLVNNIFVVSAAILFGFSRKAGSFEMIMLGRLLVGVNAGVSMNIQPMYLGESAPKELRGAVAMSSAIFTALGIVMGQVVGLRELLGGPQAWPLLLASSLVPGALQLASLPLLPESPRYLLIDCGDTEACLAALRRLRGSGDLAGELEELEEERAACQGCRARRPWELFQHRALRRQVTSLVVLGSAMELCGNDSVYAYASSVFRKAGVPEAKIQYAIIGTGSCELLTAVVSSSFPWTLYLAMACIFAFILSFGIGPAGVTGILATELFDQMARPAACMVCGALMWIMLFLVGLGFPFIMGLMEPHQVLGSLLICRRPCPTTSMSLSLVSVSVGPSTLACSFLRPKARPSKRSPRNYTDSTSPGGPRAPRGGAWRLSSRQNSSPKGVARAKASYCPVLCFLPGPWSSLPPAFLCLRTIY
- the SLC2A11 gene encoding solute carrier family 2, facilitated glucose transporter member 11 isoform X1; the encoded protein is MEDELEPSLRPRTQIQGRILLLTICAAGIGGTFQFGYNLSVINAPTSYIQAFTNETWQARTGEPLPDHLVLLMWSLIVSLYPLGGLFGALLAGPLAITLGRKKSLLVNNIFVVSAAILFGFSRKAGSFEMIMLGRLLVGVNAGVSMNIQPMYLGESAPKELRGAVAMSSAIFTALGIVMGQVVGLRELLGGPQAWPLLLASSLVPGALQLASLPLLPESPRYLLIDCGDTEACLAALRRLRGSGDLAGELEELEEERAACQGCRARRPWELFQHRALRRQVTSLVVLGSAMELCGNDSVYAYASSVFRKAGVPEAKIQYAIIGTGSCELLTAVVSTSGTMAGCAGLRFLPLQCVVIERVGRRVLLIGGYSLMTCWGSIFTVALCLQSSFPWTLYLAMACIFAFILSFGIGPAGVTGILATELFDQMARPAACMVCGALMWIMLFLVGLGFPFIMGLMEPHQVLGSLLICRRPCPTTSMSLSLVSVSVGPSTLACSFLRPKARPSKRSPRNYTDSTSPGGPRAPRGGAWRLSSRQNSSPKGVARAKASYCPVLCFLPGPWSSLPPAFLCLRTIY
- the SLC2A11 gene encoding solute carrier family 2, facilitated glucose transporter member 11 isoform X10 is translated as MRALRRLIQGRILLLTICAAGIGGTFQFGYNLSVINAPTSYIQAFTNETWQARTGEPLPDHLVLLMWSLIVSLYPLGGLFGALLAGPLAITLGRKKSLLVNNIFVVSAAILFGFSRKAGSFEMIMLGRLLVGVNAGVSMNIQPMYLGESAPKELRGAVAMSSAIFTALGIVMGQVVGLRELLGGPQAWPLLLASSLVPGALQLASLPLLPESPRYLLIDCGDTEACLAALRRLRGSGDLAGELEELEEERAACQGCRARRPWELFQHRALRRQVTSLVVLGSAMELCGNDSVYAYASSVFRKAGVPEAKIQYAIIGTGSCELLTAVVSCVVIERVGRRVLLIGGYSLMTCWGSIFTVALCLQSSFPWTLYLAMACIFAFILSFGIGPAGVTGILATELFDQMARPAACMVCGALMWIMLFLVGLGFPFIMEALSHYLYVPFLGVCVCGAIYTGLFLPETKGKTFQEISEELHRLNFPRRAQGPTWRSLEVIQSTEL
- the SLC2A11 gene encoding solute carrier family 2, facilitated glucose transporter member 11 isoform X7; this translates as MRALRRLIQGRILLLTICAAGIGGTFQFGYNLSVINAPTSYIQAFTNETWQARTGEPLPDHLVLLMWSLIVSLYPLGGLFGALLAGPLAITLGRKKSLLVNNIFVVSAAILFGFSRKAGSFEMIMLGRLLVGVNAGVSMNIQPMYLGESAPKELRGAVAMSSAIFTALGIVMGQVVGLRELLGGPQAWPLLLASSLVPGALQLASLPLLPESPRYLLIDCGDTEACLAALRRLRGSGDLAGELEELEEERAACQGCRARRPWELFQHRALRRQVTSLVVLGSAMELCGNDSVYAYASSVFRKAGVPEAKIQYAIIGTGSCELLTAVVSTSGTMAGCAGLRFLPLQCVVIERVGRRVLLIGGYSLMTCWGSIFTVALCLQSSFPWTLYLAMACIFAFILSFGIGPAGVTGILATELFDQMARPAACMVCGALMWIMLFLVGLGFPFIMEALSHYLYVPFLGVCVCGAIYTGLFLPETKGKTFQEISEELHRLNFPRRAQGPTWRSLEVIQSTEL
- the SLC2A11 gene encoding solute carrier family 2, facilitated glucose transporter member 11 isoform X2: MRALRRLIQGRILLLTICAAGIGGTFQFGYNLSVINAPTSYIQAFTNETWQARTGEPLPDHLVLLMWSLIVSLYPLGGLFGALLAGPLAITLGRKKSLLVNNIFVVSAAILFGFSRKAGSFEMIMLGRLLVGVNAGVSMNIQPMYLGESAPKELRGAVAMSSAIFTALGIVMGQVVGLRELLGGPQAWPLLLASSLVPGALQLASLPLLPESPRYLLIDCGDTEACLAALRRLRGSGDLAGELEELEEERAACQGCRARRPWELFQHRALRRQVTSLVVLGSAMELCGNDSVYAYASSVFRKAGVPEAKIQYAIIGTGSCELLTAVVSTSGTMAGCAGLRFLPLQCVVIERVGRRVLLIGGYSLMTCWGSIFTVALCLQSSFPWTLYLAMACIFAFILSFGIGPAGVTGILATELFDQMARPAACMVCGALMWIMLFLVGLGFPFIMGLMEPHQVLGSLLICRRPCPTTSMSLSLVSVSVGPSTLACSFLRPKARPSKRSPRNYTDSTSPGGPRAPRGGAWRLSSRQNSSPKGVARAKASYCPVLCFLPGPWSSLPPAFLCLRTIY
- the SLC2A11 gene encoding solute carrier family 2, facilitated glucose transporter member 11 isoform X8; this translates as MEDELEPSLRPRTQIQGRILLLTICAAGIGGTFQFGYNLSVINAPTSYIQAFTNETWQARTGEPLPDHLVLLMWSLIVSLYPLGGLFGALLAGPLAITLGRKKSLLVNNIFVVSAAILFGFSRKAGSFEMIMLGRLLVGVNAGVSMNIQPMYLGESAPKELRGAVAMSSAIFTALGIVMGQVVGLRELLGGPQAWPLLLASSLVPGALQLASLPLLPESPRYLLIDCGDTEACLAALRRLRGSGDLAGELEELEEERAACQGCRARRPWELFQHRALRRQVTSLVVLGSAMELCGNDSVYAYASSVFRKAGVPEAKIQYAIIGTGSCELLTAVVSCVVIERVGRRVLLIGGYSLMTCWGSIFTVALCLQSSFPWTLYLAMACIFAFILSFGIGPAGVTGILATELFDQMARPAACMVCGALMWIMLFLVGLGFPFIMEALSHYLYVPFLGVCVCGAIYTGLFLPETKGKTFQEISEELHRLNFPRRAQGPTWRSLEVIQSTEL
- the SLC2A11 gene encoding solute carrier family 2, facilitated glucose transporter member 11 isoform X3; this translates as MEDELEPSLRPRTQIQGRILLLTICAAGIGGTFQFGYNLSVINAPTSYIQAFTNETWQARTGEPLPDHLVLLMWSLIVSLYPLGGLFGALLAGPLAITLGRKKSLLVNNIFVVSAAILFGFSRKAGSFEMIMLGRLLVGVNAGVSMNIQPMYLGESAPKELRGAVAMSSAIFTALGIVMGQVVGLRELLGGPQAWPLLLASSLVPGALQLASLPLLPESPRYLLIDCGDTEACLAALRRLRGSGDLAGELEELEEERAACQGCRARRPWELFQHRALRRQVTSLVVLGSAMELCGNDSVYAYASSVFRKAGVPEAKIQYAIIGTGSCELLTAVVSCVVIERVGRRVLLIGGYSLMTCWGSIFTVALCLQSSFPWTLYLAMACIFAFILSFGIGPAGVTGILATELFDQMARPAACMVCGALMWIMLFLVGLGFPFIMGLMEPHQVLGSLLICRRPCPTTSMSLSLVSVSVGPSTLACSFLRPKARPSKRSPRNYTDSTSPGGPRAPRGGAWRLSSRQNSSPKGVARAKASYCPVLCFLPGPWSSLPPAFLCLRTIY